The sequence below is a genomic window from Bombus fervidus isolate BK054 chromosome 2, iyBomFerv1, whole genome shotgun sequence.
CCATATGTGTCATGTAGTCGATGTCAACGACCAAACAAACGCCGTCCATACCGTCCTATTTCTGTATTCTTCGGCACAGTTGCGTAGTTATCTAGGCGCGTGCAAATTGCTGCATATATTCGCCAACTATGTACCGCACGTGTCTTTCAAATCGAGAGAAAAACCCGGACGTTGAATGCTATTGGTAGGAGCGGATATTCGATTCTTTGATTAATGTaccgagaaagagagaacgcGAAGCGAGCGAGGGTGGGGACATTTCGGCGCGCTTTCAGCGTTAGACGGTTGTATGACATAATATTTAGCGGAAGGAATCGCGAACCAATTTGCAATTATTGTCTAATGCCATGGCCTTCGGCCAGAGTTTCACGCAGACTTTGCGAGCGCCCAACAACAGTCTGTTGCTTGAGGCCACTGTCTTCGTGCTGTTCTAATTAATCCGATCGCGTCTTCGTCTCACGGTGACCGCAGTGCTACGTATGTAAcgatctcttctttcttccgcCATGTCCTTGGGTTTCGATTATCGTCCGGACCGCTACACCCTGCACATCGGTCGTGTGgaacaaatgaaaaagtaCTTGTTTGAGTTTCCGTTAACATACGATAGACGTGCGTGCGAACGCTTCGGCACATCTCATCGATTTTCTAGTCAGATCTCAtcaatatatatgtgtgtatatatatagtgcaGCGCTATTAAAGATTCGCAGCGTTTCGAATACTCTGCAGAAACGCAGTTTACACGTGTCACAATCACGCACCCACTCTTTAAATATCAGGTGATGAATACTTGTCCCGCAACTAACGCTTGCTCTTGATTTGTGCCGATGACGAGATAGACCAACTGCCAGCACAAAGCACGAAAACAGTTCTGGCACACGTACTCCGAGTTAACGAAATAGACGTTATTCGTAGCTGTGCTCGTCTCTTGACGAAACATAAATCACATTTGCTCTAACCCTGACCGACGATCGCGATATAACAGCAGCGCACATGCGACGCAGTCGTCATCGATGGTGGCAGAACGTAACAAATTGGTTGAATTGTACGTTGCAGAAGACATCATCACAAGTCGCGCAAGTACTCGCTCCAAGAGGACCCGCAATGGAGAAAGCGATCGGGAGCCGGCCTCCCGGATGGCTCGGGCGTGTTCACCAGGAGAGTGAGCGTGCAACCGGAAGAGGCGAGTACCCTGCAGGAATTGGACATCGACGACCTGGAGTCGCACAGAAGCGACGATCCACGGGGAATGAGGCGGCACAAGGCTGCCCATTCGACGGTGCAGATAGGCCGCAAAAAGGAAGGCGGCATACCTCACGATACTTTCAAGAAGATGTACGACCATTCGCCTCACGAGGTGTTCGTTCAGCTGGACGAACTATACGGAATGGGCGAGGAAAGAGAATGGAGAGAAACAGCTCGGTGGATCAAATACGAGGAAGACGTCGAGGAAGGCGCGGACAGATGGGGCAGGCCCCACGTAGCCTCCTTGAGCTTCCACTCTCTGCTGAATCTTCGTAGATGCCTGGAGACCGGCGTGGTCCTTCTGGATCTCGAAGAGAAGGATCTCCCCGGTCTGGCGTATAGGGTAGTCGAGCAAATGGTAATCGAGGAGCTGATTCTAGCAGAGGATAGGCCGGTAGTGATGAGAGCTCTGCTTCTCAGGCACAGACACGTGCACGATCACGATCGTGGCTTCCGATTTGGCGGCAAGCGCAACTATTCCAGCTACACCAGTCTACAGGTAATTGTTCCTGTCACCAGAACCTcctttttacgttatactcGTGCGAGCTGCTCGAGCACGGTCGCTCTTAAACGATACGTAACAAAAGCCGTGCGACGTGTCTCTAGTATCGAATATCGTGTACGGTTCTCGATATGTTCGTTTCGTTCCGTGATCGAGACCCGAACGATCGTAGCTAttaggaaaaagagaagaaactaGTCGCAACGTTATCGCACGAACGCGTGTTCTAACGTTTCAAAGTCAATAGATTGCTTCTAGCTGCAATATTAACATGCTCGCTCGATGAACTTTAAACTGTGATATTACTAAAGTTTCcgctatataaataattgaacgTTGCTAAAGAAACTTTATATCGTGAGAAATAATCAATAGAAATTCGTAGAAGCGGCAGGCCTGACTGACCGTGTGCCCTAATGTTGTTTCCACAGTCCGTCTGTCTGGAGGAAGAGGACGCTGAACGGGAAGCCTCTGAGAACCATGTAACCCAACATGTAAATCTCTCGTTTCCCGACTTACAAACGCAGAATTTTCAACCTTTATCGCTAGTTTACGGCTTGCCCACCATcgatcatatatatataatatatatatatacatacatatactatACTTTATATTCTACGTACCGATATTTACGCATTAACATCTTTCGGCATGAACTTACAGGGGAAATGAGTGTGTCTTCCCAATTTTTTCTCGTCGCTTCCCTATCTTCTCCCGTCTGATCATGTGCATCGAGAAAACGTCTCACACGCGGATGCACATGTACATTACGCGGGAGAAATCGTGTCAATGTCCATTTTCATAGATGGCAGAGTATCGATCGCGGCTCGTAAATAGCGTTTCGTATTGTTTACGCGTATAAGCAGTAACGCCAATTAGTTTTAGGGAGGATGTCGTAGGAGAATGGCATCTCGCCGTTTAACTCGTAGAACTCTACCTTATTCCGTACGATTTGTATTTAGCGCAACACCTGTAAGTCCATGGGTATATATGTCGTCCCTCCATTGGCttgcaattctttcttttttttttttttttttttacacttACGTTCGTCGTTCACAACGAGCTTTCTCAATATCCTTTTTTTGGTATTTCGAATACCAAACGTGGATACACTGTTGACACACACAGAGCCAGGACGGTGTAACCATCGTACGCTTGGTCGTTACGTACCGATTGCACTTTCATTCATTGGCATTTCACTTTTCAGATCGATGCTGTTTCTCTTTATTCtgttttcttcctctttagtaatcttttctttattttttttcttttttttttaattcttgccTTCTTCGTTCGGTATGTGTTTCCTTTGTGTCGTTATTGCATTACGTAGAACTGTTTAATGGTCCCTTTTACGATTTTGTTCGTTTCTGTACGGATTCTCGCTTAGTATAATACATACCTCTTGAACTTTAAGTAGCATTTTATCCTACGGTATGTATCTCGGATTGTCTGTCAGGGTGTCTGCGATTTTTCCTCGAGCTTAAAACAGAGGCGGAGGGAATGGAACTCGGTACGCGATCCGACAAATCGTTTTGTTAATTGGAAAAGGAAAGGACGATCGCGTAGAACACGTCATCCGCCTCTGCGCGAGGAAAATTCTCTCTCGCTTGTCCGATTAGGGACGGAAATCCTTTTTTGAAAACCTCTGCCTGGTCCAAACGCATCGTATGCATACACTGCAAGTGGCCGGCACGTTGTTCGAACGATTGTAACTTGTATTCCTGTTCCATGTAGAATCTGAACGACACGAAACCAAAGATCGTATCGTCGAACTTGGCCTTGGACAGCAACCACACGGTGGTCGATATGAAGGAGGAGCTGACGTACACGAGCAGCAACGAGGACTTGAAAAAGAGTCACAATGACTACATCTTGAAGAGGATCCCGGCTGGCGCCGAGGCGACGGTCGTGCTCGTCGGCGCGGTCGACTTTCTGGACCAACCGACGATCGCGTTCGTCAGGCTCGCCGAGGGTGTGTTCATTCCATCGATCACGGAAGTCACGATACCAGTAAGATTCATGTTCACGTTGCTGGGGCCAAGGAACGCTGACCTAGATTATCACGAAATCGGTAGATCGATCGCCACGCTGATGGCCAATACGTCGTTCCATAAAGTCGCGTACAAAGCAAACGAGAGACGCGAGCTTCTGTCCGCGATCAATGAATTCCTAGACGATTCGATCGTTTTGCCTCCTGGTGATTGGGAGAGACAGGCGTTGTTACCTTTTAACGAGCTGAAGGCGAAGAGCGAAGCCATCAGGAAGCGGAAGGCCAAGGCGCTCGAGGACAAGACCAAACAGATTCAGAACGAGATGGCTGTGAAGAAAGGTAAGACGACtttaacgtccgaccaacgagATCCAGCGAAAAAGAATAAGCACGCGTGATTTATCTGCGTCTTATTTGCACAGCTCTTCTTGCCggcgaagaagagaagaaaccTCCTGACGACGACGATCCGCTTCGAAGAACCAGACGTCCGTTCGGTTGCCTCATCAACGACATCAAGAGACGCTATCCTTACTATCTGTCTGATTTCACCGATGGCTTGAGTTCGTCTTGTCTCGCAGCGGCTATCTTCATGTACTTCGCAGCCCTCTGCACGGCCATCACGTTCGGTGGCTTGATGAGCGACAAGACACACAACGTTATTGGCATCTCCGAGACATTGATCTCTGGTTCGTGGACCGGGGTGGTGATGGCTTTGTTCTCCACCCAGCCACTGGTCATCATCGGCACGACCGGCCCCTTGTTGCTCTTCGACGAAAGCTTGTACAATTTCTGTCTAGCAAACGGGCTAGAATTCTTAACCGTGAGAGTCTACGTCGGTGTATGGATGGGCATCATAGCCTTGGCGATTGCCTGCGTGGAGGGATCCGTGCTGGTCAGACTCTTCACCCGCTTCACCGAAGAGATCTTCACGGGCTTAATCTctattctttatatcgttgaaacgtttATCAAATTGTACAATTACTTCGTGAAGAATCCGCTGCTAGACGAGTACAGCTTCATCCCCGAGACGAACGAAACGTTTTACGAAGAGCTGAACGTAACAGAAATCAGGGTCGTTTCTCCAAAGACCGGTGAAATAATTAGCATTTTATCGGACAAACCTCAAACTCTGATACCATCGCATAACGCCGCTGGCTTGTTAATGAACCAACCAAACACAGCATTGATGTGCACTATTTTGTGTCTCGGTACTTTCCTCGGTGCTTATTACCTGCGTATCTTCCGCAACAGTCATTATCTCGGACGAAGTGCTAGAAGAGCTTTCGGTGATTTTGGCGTGCCCATCAGTATTGTCGTATTCGCGTTGATCGATTATCTGGCCAAAGTGAAGACGGAGAAGTTACTGGTTCCGGAGGGTTTAACACCAACTATGCCCAATAGGGATTGGATCGTGTCACCAGCTGGCATACATAAACCTATTCCTCTATGGATGGCCATGGCTTGCATCGTGCCGGCATTGCTGGTCTATATTCTTGTTTTCATGGAGACTCAAATCTCCGAGTAAGTAGCATCTTCCCTCCTCTTCGTCTTCTATCAACAAATCCGTAATAAACCCCTTGCCTTATTAAATATTCcctcttgtttctttttttatagacTCATCATCGATAAGAAAGAACGTAAATTACGGAAAGGTAACGGGTACCACATGGATATAGTGGTAGTGTGCTTAATGAACGTCGGCTGTGGTTTAATGGGCGCCCCGTGGTGTTGCGCTGCCTCGGTTCGATCGCTGACACACGTCTCAGCGGTGACGGTTATGTCTCGCACTCACGCTCCCGGAGATAAACCGCACATCGTCGAAGTGAAGGAGCAACGAGTGAGCGCCCTATTAGTCGCCGTGTTGATCGGCATAAGCGTGTTGATGGCGCCGCTTCTACGACGCGTACCAATGTCCGTCCTTTTGGGGGTGTTTCTCTACATGGGTATCTCCTCGACGAACGGTGTTCAACTGTTCGATCGTGTGAAATTGTTTTTCATGCCGGTGAAACACCATGGCACGGCTAATTACGTTCGGCGCGTACAAACGTACAAGATGCACATCTTCACCCTCGTACAAATTCTGTGCCTGGCTATACTGTGGATCGTGAAAAGTACCAGGGCGGCCTTGGCGCTTCCGTTCTTCCTGATTCTCATGATACCTCTACGAGCTCAGATGAGGCATTTTTTTACCGCCGCAGAGCTAAgggcactcgacagcaaagGATCGGAACACGAGAGTACCGAGGACGAGCCA
It includes:
- the Ae2 gene encoding anion exchange protein Ae2 isoform X5: MSLGFDYRPDRYTLHIGRVEQMKKRHHHKSRKYSLQEDPQWRKRSGAGLPDGSGVFTRRVSVQPEEASTLQELDIDDLESHRSDDPRGMRRHKAAHSTVQIGRKKEGGIPHDTFKKMYDHSPHEVFVQLDELYGMGEEREWRETARWIKYEEDVEEGADRWGRPHVASLSFHSLLNLRRCLETGVVLLDLEEKDLPGLAYRVVEQMVIEELILAEDRPVVMRALLLRHRHVHDHDRGFRFGGKRNYSSYTSLQSVCLEEEDAEREASENHVTQHNLNDTKPKIVSSNLALDSNHTVVDMKEELTYTSSNEDLKKSHNDYILKRIPAGAEATVVLVGAVDFLDQPTIAFVRLAEGVFIPSITEVTIPVRFMFTLLGPRNADLDYHEIGRSIATLMANTSFHKVAYKANERRELLSAINEFLDDSIVLPPGDWERQALLPFNELKAKSEAIRKRKAKALEDKTKQIQNEMAVKKALLAGEEEKKPPDDDDPLRRTRRPFGCLINDIKRRYPYYLSDFTDGLSSSCLAAAIFMYFAALCTAITFGGLMSDKTHNVIGISETLISGSWTGVVMALFSTQPLVIIGTTGPLLLFDESLYNFCLANGLEFLTVRVYVGVWMGIIALAIACVEGSVLVRLFTRFTEEIFTGLISILYIVETFIKLYNYFVKNPLLDEYSFIPETNETFYEELNVTEIRVVSPKTGEIISILSDKPQTLIPSHNAAGLLMNQPNTALMCTILCLGTFLGAYYLRIFRNSHYLGRSARRAFGDFGVPISIVVFALIDYLAKVKTEKLLVPEGLTPTMPNRDWIVSPAGIHKPIPLWMAMACIVPALLVYILVFMETQISELIIDKKERKLRKGNGYHMDIVVVCLMNVGCGLMGAPWCCAASVRSLTHVSAVTVMSRTHAPGDKPHIVEVKEQRVSALLVAVLIGISVLMAPLLRRVPMSVLLGVFLYMGISSTNGVQLFDRVKLFFMPVKHHGTANYVRRVQTYKMHIFTLVQILCLAILWIVKSTRAALALPFFLILMIPLRAQMRHFFTAAELRALDSKGSEHESTEDEPDFYEEAPLPG
- the Ae2 gene encoding anion exchange protein Ae2 isoform X2 — protein: MDNTKRKLSFLGFGKRVSVDGHGAETGPELDEEMEKVFAMDTGEKFDVALLGSPSESAGSDRDRERGPSSRYGDRDFNQHRKRSYPHPHMPLKSLHSRSMRRHLSPEGSTTEVGPEEENGQVLTGNGGGQETDAMDNGLYSSSVHNVDEETTEETENVASSESEAPISERAASGISDSPTIGSPRVQFEKIKEEEVPTFKRDEIPSVGVAVNHDEDRKCRRHQKHEHKRHHHKSRKYSLQEDPQWRKRSGAGLPDGSGVFTRRVSVQPEEASTLQELDIDDLESHRSDDPRGMRRHKAAHSTVQIGRKKEGGIPHDTFKKMYDHSPHEVFVQLDELYGMGEEREWRETARWIKYEEDVEEGADRWGRPHVASLSFHSLLNLRRCLETGVVLLDLEEKDLPGLAYRVVEQMVIEELILAEDRPVVMRALLLRHRHVHDHDRGFRFGGKRNYSSYTSLQSVCLEEEDAEREASENHVTQHNLNDTKPKIVSSNLALDSNHTVVDMKEELTYTSSNEDLKKSHNDYILKRIPAGAEATVVLVGAVDFLDQPTIAFVRLAEGVFIPSITEVTIPVRFMFTLLGPRNADLDYHEIGRSIATLMANTSFHKVAYKANERRELLSAINEFLDDSIVLPPGDWERQALLPFNELKAKSEAIRKRKAKALEDKTKQIQNEMAVKKALLAGEEEKKPPDDDDPLRRTRRPFGCLINDIKRRYPYYLSDFTDGLSSSCLAAAIFMYFAALCTAITFGGLMSDKTHNVIGISETLISGSWTGVVMALFSTQPLVIIGTTGPLLLFDESLYNFCLANGLEFLTVRVYVGVWMGIIALAIACVEGSVLVRLFTRFTEEIFTGLISILYIVETFIKLYNYFVKNPLLDEYSFIPETNETFYEELNVTEIRVVSPKTGEIISILSDKPQTLIPSHNAAGLLMNQPNTALMCTILCLGTFLGAYYLRIFRNSHYLGRSARRAFGDFGVPISIVVFALIDYLAKVKTEKLLVPEGLTPTMPNRDWIVSPAGIHKPIPLWMAMACIVPALLVYILVFMETQISELIIDKKERKLRKGNGYHMDIVVVCLMNVGCGLMGAPWCCAASVRSLTHVSAVTVMSRTHAPGDKPHIVEVKEQRVSALLVAVLIGISVLMAPLLRRVPMSVLLGVFLYMGISSTNGVQLFDRVKLFFMPVKHHGTANYVRRVQTYKMHIFTLVQILCLAILWIVKSTRAALALPFFLILMIPLRAQMRHFFTAAELRALDSKGSEHESTEDEPDFYEEAPLPG
- the Ae2 gene encoding anion exchange protein Ae2 isoform X1, whose translation is MPEAAANSSGKSFLQRASGKVLRWLRRSLRTSHQVDGHGAETGPELDEEMEKVFAMDTGEKFDVALLGSPSESAGSDRDRERGPSSRYGDRDFNQHRKRSYPHPHMPLKSLHSRSMRRHLSPEGSTTEVGPEEENGQVLTGNGGGQETDAMDNGLYSSSVHNVDEETTEETENVASSESEAPISERAASGISDSPTIGSPRVQFEKIKEEEVPTFKRDEIPSVGVAVNHDEDRKCRRHQKHEHKRHHHKSRKYSLQEDPQWRKRSGAGLPDGSGVFTRRVSVQPEEASTLQELDIDDLESHRSDDPRGMRRHKAAHSTVQIGRKKEGGIPHDTFKKMYDHSPHEVFVQLDELYGMGEEREWRETARWIKYEEDVEEGADRWGRPHVASLSFHSLLNLRRCLETGVVLLDLEEKDLPGLAYRVVEQMVIEELILAEDRPVVMRALLLRHRHVHDHDRGFRFGGKRNYSSYTSLQSVCLEEEDAEREASENHVTQHNLNDTKPKIVSSNLALDSNHTVVDMKEELTYTSSNEDLKKSHNDYILKRIPAGAEATVVLVGAVDFLDQPTIAFVRLAEGVFIPSITEVTIPVRFMFTLLGPRNADLDYHEIGRSIATLMANTSFHKVAYKANERRELLSAINEFLDDSIVLPPGDWERQALLPFNELKAKSEAIRKRKAKALEDKTKQIQNEMAVKKALLAGEEEKKPPDDDDPLRRTRRPFGCLINDIKRRYPYYLSDFTDGLSSSCLAAAIFMYFAALCTAITFGGLMSDKTHNVIGISETLISGSWTGVVMALFSTQPLVIIGTTGPLLLFDESLYNFCLANGLEFLTVRVYVGVWMGIIALAIACVEGSVLVRLFTRFTEEIFTGLISILYIVETFIKLYNYFVKNPLLDEYSFIPETNETFYEELNVTEIRVVSPKTGEIISILSDKPQTLIPSHNAAGLLMNQPNTALMCTILCLGTFLGAYYLRIFRNSHYLGRSARRAFGDFGVPISIVVFALIDYLAKVKTEKLLVPEGLTPTMPNRDWIVSPAGIHKPIPLWMAMACIVPALLVYILVFMETQISELIIDKKERKLRKGNGYHMDIVVVCLMNVGCGLMGAPWCCAASVRSLTHVSAVTVMSRTHAPGDKPHIVEVKEQRVSALLVAVLIGISVLMAPLLRRVPMSVLLGVFLYMGISSTNGVQLFDRVKLFFMPVKHHGTANYVRRVQTYKMHIFTLVQILCLAILWIVKSTRAALALPFFLILMIPLRAQMRHFFTAAELRALDSKGSEHESTEDEPDFYEEAPLPG
- the Ae2 gene encoding anion exchange protein Ae2 isoform X4, giving the protein MEKVFAMDTGEKFDVALLGSPSESAGSDRDRERGPSSRYGDRDFNQHRKRSYPHPHMPLKSLHSRSMRRHLSPEGSTTEVGPEEENGQVLTGNGGGQETDAMDNGLYSSSVHNVDEETTEETENVASSESEAPISERAASGISDSPTIGSPRVQFEKIKEEEVPTFKRDEIPSVGVAVNHDEDRKCRRHQKHEHKRHHHKSRKYSLQEDPQWRKRSGAGLPDGSGVFTRRVSVQPEEASTLQELDIDDLESHRSDDPRGMRRHKAAHSTVQIGRKKEGGIPHDTFKKMYDHSPHEVFVQLDELYGMGEEREWRETARWIKYEEDVEEGADRWGRPHVASLSFHSLLNLRRCLETGVVLLDLEEKDLPGLAYRVVEQMVIEELILAEDRPVVMRALLLRHRHVHDHDRGFRFGGKRNYSSYTSLQSVCLEEEDAEREASENHVTQHNLNDTKPKIVSSNLALDSNHTVVDMKEELTYTSSNEDLKKSHNDYILKRIPAGAEATVVLVGAVDFLDQPTIAFVRLAEGVFIPSITEVTIPVRFMFTLLGPRNADLDYHEIGRSIATLMANTSFHKVAYKANERRELLSAINEFLDDSIVLPPGDWERQALLPFNELKAKSEAIRKRKAKALEDKTKQIQNEMAVKKALLAGEEEKKPPDDDDPLRRTRRPFGCLINDIKRRYPYYLSDFTDGLSSSCLAAAIFMYFAALCTAITFGGLMSDKTHNVIGISETLISGSWTGVVMALFSTQPLVIIGTTGPLLLFDESLYNFCLANGLEFLTVRVYVGVWMGIIALAIACVEGSVLVRLFTRFTEEIFTGLISILYIVETFIKLYNYFVKNPLLDEYSFIPETNETFYEELNVTEIRVVSPKTGEIISILSDKPQTLIPSHNAAGLLMNQPNTALMCTILCLGTFLGAYYLRIFRNSHYLGRSARRAFGDFGVPISIVVFALIDYLAKVKTEKLLVPEGLTPTMPNRDWIVSPAGIHKPIPLWMAMACIVPALLVYILVFMETQISELIIDKKERKLRKGNGYHMDIVVVCLMNVGCGLMGAPWCCAASVRSLTHVSAVTVMSRTHAPGDKPHIVEVKEQRVSALLVAVLIGISVLMAPLLRRVPMSVLLGVFLYMGISSTNGVQLFDRVKLFFMPVKHHGTANYVRRVQTYKMHIFTLVQILCLAILWIVKSTRAALALPFFLILMIPLRAQMRHFFTAAELRALDSKGSEHESTEDEPDFYEEAPLPG
- the Ae2 gene encoding anion exchange protein Ae2 isoform X3; protein product: MPEAAANSSGKSFLQRASGKVLRWLRRSLRTSHQVDGHGAETGPELDEEMEKVFAMDTGEKFDVALLGSPSESAGSDRDRERGPSSRYGDRDFNQHRKRSYPHPHMPLKSLHSRSMRRHLSPEGSTTEVGPEEENGQVLTGNGGGQETDAMDNGLYSSSVHNVDEETTEETENVASSESEAPISERAASGISDSPTIGSPRVQFEKIKEEEVPTFKRDEIPSVGVAVNHDEDRKCRRHQKHEHKRHHHKSRKYSLQEDPQWRKRSGAGLPDGSGVFTRRVSVQPEEASTLQELDIDDLESHRSDDPRGMRRHKAAHSTVQIGRKKEGGIPHDTFKKMYDHSPHEVFVQLDELYGMGEEREWRETARWIKYEEDVEEGADRWGRPHVASLSFHSLLNLRRCLETGVVLLDLEEKDLPGLAYRVVEQMVIEELILAEDRPVVMRALLLRHRHVHDHDRGFRFGGKRNYSSYTSLQNLNDTKPKIVSSNLALDSNHTVVDMKEELTYTSSNEDLKKSHNDYILKRIPAGAEATVVLVGAVDFLDQPTIAFVRLAEGVFIPSITEVTIPVRFMFTLLGPRNADLDYHEIGRSIATLMANTSFHKVAYKANERRELLSAINEFLDDSIVLPPGDWERQALLPFNELKAKSEAIRKRKAKALEDKTKQIQNEMAVKKALLAGEEEKKPPDDDDPLRRTRRPFGCLINDIKRRYPYYLSDFTDGLSSSCLAAAIFMYFAALCTAITFGGLMSDKTHNVIGISETLISGSWTGVVMALFSTQPLVIIGTTGPLLLFDESLYNFCLANGLEFLTVRVYVGVWMGIIALAIACVEGSVLVRLFTRFTEEIFTGLISILYIVETFIKLYNYFVKNPLLDEYSFIPETNETFYEELNVTEIRVVSPKTGEIISILSDKPQTLIPSHNAAGLLMNQPNTALMCTILCLGTFLGAYYLRIFRNSHYLGRSARRAFGDFGVPISIVVFALIDYLAKVKTEKLLVPEGLTPTMPNRDWIVSPAGIHKPIPLWMAMACIVPALLVYILVFMETQISELIIDKKERKLRKGNGYHMDIVVVCLMNVGCGLMGAPWCCAASVRSLTHVSAVTVMSRTHAPGDKPHIVEVKEQRVSALLVAVLIGISVLMAPLLRRVPMSVLLGVFLYMGISSTNGVQLFDRVKLFFMPVKHHGTANYVRRVQTYKMHIFTLVQILCLAILWIVKSTRAALALPFFLILMIPLRAQMRHFFTAAELRALDSKGSEHESTEDEPDFYEEAPLPG